The following is a genomic window from Malus sylvestris chromosome 12, drMalSylv7.2, whole genome shotgun sequence.
attattgctagattataatgaaagcaccattgctgccccgaggacgtactccagtcacactgactgtagaggaacctcgtaaattttgtgtcttgtttcatttattccactgcacccaccgtcgattttacaacaataATTCTAATGTTAAATTTGACTACaatatatagtttttttttattttttatttttttaacaaaaatcttATATTACATTGTTTAACCTATCACATCACATAACATGTGATCACCAATTCAGAAGATGtagttattatttttattttttattatattagtttttaaactgcaaaagaaaaattatactTGGTTTCACAATTGATGATGAGATGGATACCCATTAACCCGGTGGGGGCTAGACTCGGGTGGCTCTATTCCAtctgaattttcaatttttagctACTAATACATATTTTATGATACACTTCGACTCAGATTATCCACGTGGACACCGAAATAGAGGAATGTTGACCTACATCCAAAGTAACATAttcccagaaaaagaaaaacccaagTGGAACCTGCCCCAAAATGTAGGAACCAAAACCTTATAGTGAAAGGAAGAAATTCTAGTTCTCTCTCGCATACACACGCACGCATATACAACATAGTTTACCATGTGCTATGTCTAGAATCAGAAGCATATTGATCTTGGTAACTAAACCGAGTTGTGCTTAGGGTCTAGGATTGTTTTGTGCGGTCTTTAGTAATGTCACTTTTAGAGCTTCAATTATTATTGTCAGAGCGTTATATAACCCTGTATATAAGGGTTATACGTTGCTTCGACTGAGTTATTTCTTGGTATCTTTGTAACCCCTCATACCCACTTGGGGGTGGTAACAatcttttataaattttattttacttgCTTGGTCGTTTCAGGCATGTGGATTTAATAGAGAATTCTGGATATCTCAAAACAtggttttcattaatcaacTTAAAAAGGCAACATTAGCGCTTTTTAGTGGGAACAATGAACTGGAGTTAGCGAGGTACATGCTTGAGGATGCTAACATTGAAATATCTCACATCGATTGTAtctctaagaaaaaaaaaagagcttaaATATCTTAACCCTATTTCAACCAACACCGATgtctttttgtgataaaaccccgtCAGGTGATACTTAACAAGTTGGGAACAATGTACGTATTATTGAATTAGAGGAGAGTGGCAAACTTAGAAGGGCATGATTGTAAATCAAACGAAACAAAATCTCAAAAAATAATCATTTCACCAATCTATAATCCGTTTGTGTTATCATAATTTTGCCATTATCCCCCAAATATATAACGTTAAGAAACAGAGAGCCCAAACCCAACCCACACACATAACAGTAGGCCCACTCGAGCAGGAAAAAAGTCTCTCAGGTGAACTTGGCGGTTTAGCCAAATGGAACGGacaagattgtctgcccttaCACTTTTGATGTgtgcttttttgttttgtgtggtcacgattaagccatatcaacattttatatcgtttttttatagagataataagataaaaataaataataatataaaatactgACGTGGTTTAATCGTAATCACACAAACAGAAACACCGAAAGTGGGAGGGAGACAATTCTTGTCCAAATGGAACCGCGCgcatttcttttcattttcgcTCTCTTATTAGCGCTTTCTGATGGCAGCTTTTCCAGAAAATTTCGACTTAAATAGCTTTTCTGACAGCCGCTTTTCCAGAAAAGTTTGATGGGGTTGCTAAGTGCTAACCCATTTCGAACAGAGGCTTTTGTGCGGTGAATGAATTCTGGGTAAGCCCATcttctactttttattttttattttttttattttttctgcttCTGCTTTTCTGTTTGGTAATTAATTGGAAGATTTGGGATGCCATTGATGGACAAAGCTTCAAactttattttgttatatttatatttgtgaTACCAGTGATATTGGGGACCTAAATTTTATGATTTATTGCAATTatttgtctaaacttttgtGAGTTGAGTCTCctaaatttcattaaaaaaacacTAAATCCCACTGAAAAATTGATACAATTGTGTTCACATTATATCTAGATTAGAGAGGAAATACTCAAATATTTGCATTAATCTTGTTTTCTTGTCCTTAATCTTTGTAGGTGTAGCTACTAGGTAGATGTTCTTACCAAAACAGAAAGAAATCTTAGTGTGTCATGGAACGCAAGGGTAAGTTATTGGCTATTGCTTGTCCCGagagcgtagtagacaggtttAGTAATCTTCCAGATGAAGTCGCTCATCACATTCTTTCGGTTGTCTCTTTAAAAGAACTCATTCGAATAGGCACCCTGTCTAAAAGATGCAAAGGGCTTTATCTCTCAACCCCGTCATTGAAATTTCGGTCATCGTACAATGAAGATAAGCAGGGCCAATTAAACATGCTGAATTCTTTCGATAGGTTTTTGATTCTTCGTGGAGGTAATAAGGTACAGAAGTTTCAAGTACATTTGGATCTCTGTTCAAGCTTACCTGATGAGATTTTCCGAGTGATCACGTGGATCCACATTGCAGCAAGGTGTAATGTTGAAGTACTTGATCTTCAGTTGAGTGTACTCAAAAATGATATGGCTTCGTTTGAATTGCCATCTTGCATCTTTCTTTGTGGATCTTTGAGGTCTCTAATTGTGAACCTGTATACAGTTCTTAAAGTTCCCTCCTTTGCCGGTTCCACTAATCTCCAACACTTAAAGTTGACTGAGGTTCAAATAGATGACCGCTTTTTCAAATGGATCTCAAGTTCCTGCAAATGCATCAAGGAATTGCAGCTTTATGATGTTAGAACAGTAAATATCACCATTGAAAACTCATCTTTGGAATCATTTAGGTTTGTGTCATATAAAAGTGGCATCTGCCATCTTAACATCTCAGGTGAGAAACTTGAAGATATTCATGTAGATTGGGAATATTATCAACCTGGCAGCAGATCATTAACTATTTCTGCTCCAAATCTCAAATATTTCAAATGGATTGGGAATTTATTGAACCGCCAGAATCTCAGGGAATTAATGTGTTTAGAAAAGGCAGAGATTTATTTGAAGCCTAGTAGAGATATCTGTGACTTTGACAACGCATCCGAGTTTCTTTGCAGTATATGCAGGGTTAAAGTTCTTCTTCTAACCCATGAGACCATGAAGGTAAAGATGCACTACCTTGCAGACTAATATTCTCTTTTGGCCATATTGTATCTGTTTTGAGATCTATAAAAGGATATTACAGGGAACATATCTTGGCTATGGGGTTATGACGCGCCGATAATAGATTATAGATAGCTAATTTGTGTTTCTTAAACTACAAAGTggttttaaaattgaatatctTTGGTTTTACTATAGTAGAGACATCGGACGGAATGAAAATTAAAGGAGTAATGCCTGTGCACAGGGTTGAAGAGAGGGATGAAGAATAGATTGCATTGTTGTGTATTGTTCCGCTTCTCTTCCTCATGTCTCTCATCTCAAAGTATAAACCTTACCAAAAGTATGAAGCAATTGATTTGACCTATGAATTTGGAAGTATTATATGGGCTTGAATATATGAACAATTGATGATTaggcatatttcttgaaaatttgtgtTTTGCTCAACTTTGTAGCTTTGCTGCTGTATTATCTTATAGGCTTTAAGGGATACTTTCATCTTTTCAAGAGTCGCCTTTATAATATTGCAGGCTTTGTTCAAGGAAGTTTCCATGCCCCTGCCGTTCGATAATGTTTCTTACTTGGGTTTGCGCATTACGAGCTTGAGTGATGACCTAGTCCCAGCAatggtatctctctctctctctctctctcacacacacacacaaatgtcCGTTAGTTCAGGGACTGGCACTTCCTTGTTTCATAGTTTGTATTCATATTGCTACTTTTCGTGTGttttggaatattttttttttcttctattgaTTTGGCTGTTGTGTTTTCAGGCACGTGGGTGTAATAGGAAATACTGGAAATCCCAAAAACTGAATTTTACAGATCAGCTTAAGGAGGTAACAATAGAGCTTTCCAACGGGTTCAATGCCATGGAGTTAGCAAGGTATATTCTCGAGCAAGCTCAGCATTTGGAGAAAGTGTTCATATTCTATTTACCCCACCAGTCATATGTCATAAAAAGAGTAAATCAAAGCAAGAAAGTATCCGCTGCCAAAATTGTCTTTCGCAAGAAACAGCGGAGATGATGTGCAAAGCAGGTTCTGTATTACTCAAAAGATTTTGTGAACAGAAGCTTAAACCTTGTAAATTTTGCTTTTAAGGTTTTGAACAGACTTGGAGCTATATCGTTGTGTTTGGTACACTTGCAAATTCGGTATCAGGTAGAAATTGATAGATCAAATCGTGCAGTGTTAGTGTTTTGGATAGTTTTAGGCTTAATTTCTCTGTGTATTTCTAATCAATTCAACAAGTAATTGAAATGAGATTGAAGATCTATGGAAGATGAAATtcagagaagaaaggagtacatAGCTCCTCCAATCTACGTTGGATTTGATACACCAAAGTTGGCTTACATGGTGGGATTTATAGCCGTTGcatacccacacacacacacttgcagcGTGACTGATCACGTGCACAACACATGTTTTCATTTAACTTCTAACAAACTAGACACGTGGCAAAGTATACACCATAGTGATGATATAATCCTATTCGTACATTACATTATTTGAATATCAATTGCTCTAGCACTTAGAACCATTTGAActccatttccttcttcaattcTTCTGCTGCTATGCATCTGTGATCTAGCTACCATGCTTATCCACCAACATTACCTTCTAAGCTAGTAGTTGGTTTAACTCCAAGCTTCTCTCTGAGTGTGCATAATCGATCTTTGGGAAGTGCCTTGGTGAAAAATATCAGCAAATTGATCATTTGATTTACAATAGATTAGCTTGATGATGTTTAATTGCAATGTTTCTCGAATGTTATGATATCTTCTTCCAATGTGCTTTGTTCTTTGATGGAACACATGATTTCTTGTTAGAGCAATGGCATATGTATTATCGTAGTAGAGATGAGTAGCTTCAGTttattcttcaccaaaatcttgAAGTACAAACCTCAACCACACAGCTTGTGTGGTTGCTTTTGTAGCACTCATGTACACAACTTCAGCTGTTGACAATGCAACATTGTGTTGTTTAACTGAGGCCCAAGAGAAAACcccacttccaaatgagaaagcATAACCAGACGTGCTTTCCATATCAATTTCATCTCCACTCCAATCATTGTCACAATAGCATATGAGAATTGATTCATT
Proteins encoded in this region:
- the LOC126591976 gene encoding putative F-box/FBD/LRR-repeat protein At4g03220 isoform X6; translated protein: MERKGKLLAIACPESVVDRFSNLPDEVAHHILSVVSLKELIRIGTLSKRCKGLYLSTPSLKFRSSYNEDKQGQLNMLNSFDRFLILRGGNKVQKFQVHLDLCSSLPDEIFRVITWIHIAARCNVEVLDLQLSVLKNDMASFELPSCIFLCGSLRSLIVNLYTVLKVPSFAGSTNLQHLKLTEVQIDDRFFKWISSSCKCIKELQLYDVRTVNITIENSSLESFRFVSYKSGICHLNISGEKLEDIHVDWEYYQPGSRSLTISAPNLKYFKWIGNLLNRQNLRELMCLEKAEIYLKPSRDICDFDNASEFLCSICRVKVLLLTHETMKALFKEVSMPLPFDNVSYLGLRITSLSDDLVPAMARGCNRKYWKSQKLNFTDQLKEVTIELSNGFNAMELARYILEQAQHLEKVFIFYLPHQSYVIKRVNQSKKVSAAKIVFRKKQRR
- the LOC126591976 gene encoding uncharacterized protein LOC126591976 isoform X10 — encoded protein: MNSGFLILRGGNKVQKFQVHLDLCSSLPDEIFRVITWIHIAARCNVEVLDLQLSVLKNDMASFELPSCIFLCGSLRSLIVNLYTVLKVPSFAGSTNLQHLKLTEVQIDDRFFKWISSSCKCIKELQLYDVRTVNITIENSSLESFRFVSYKSGICHLNISGEKLEDIHVDWEYYQPGSRSLTISAPNLKYFKWIGNLLNRQNLRELMCLEKAEIYLKPSRDICDFDNASEFLCSICRVKVLLLTHETMKALFKEVSMPLPFDNVSYLGLRITSLSDDLVPAMARGCNRKYWKSQKLNFTDQLKEVTIELSNGFNAMELARYILEQAQHLEKVFIFYLPHQSYVIKRVNQSKKVSAAKIVFRKKQRR